The genomic region TGACGGCCGTCGAGCGGGTCACCGGGCCGCTGGCCTGAGCCGCCCGCAGGAGCGGGTGGGTCTCAGGCCCACTCGCTCCGGGCGGCGCGCCGCTTCTCCTCGCGCTGCTCACGCTGCTCGCGCCGGTCGGCGAAGGCGGCGGCGAAGTTGACCCCGACGATGCCGGCCCAGCAGACCAGCATCCCGCTCAGCCCCGAGCCGTGGCCCGGGCTGGAGGCGATCGCGGTCAGCGGGATCGCGAAGACCAGCGACATCGCCGGCAGCGACTTGCCGCCCCAGCCGCGCCGCCGCTCGCGGTCCCGGCCGGGCCGGGGGAGCGGGCCGTGCTCGGCCAGCCGCTCGGCGACCCGCTGCTCGACCCGGGCGTCCAGTCGGGCGTCGATCCGGGACAGGAACGAGTCGACCAGTTCGGTCTCGTACTCGGGGCCCAGTTCCTTGCGGGTCTGCAGGGCGGCGTCGAGTTCGGTGCGGAACTCGGAAGGGCGGCTGTCACGGCGAGGATCCATGGGGACCAGCCTGAGGGTCGCGCGCGGGCGCGGTCCAGCCGGAACCGGCCCTCTCAGGGGGAAATCAGGGTCACCCTGAGAGCGGCCCCCCGCCGCACCGCCCAGTCCGGCGGGCGAGACATCATTGCCCCCCGAGCCATCGCTACTGCACAGTCGATCGGACACCGACCACCGAAGGGACCCAAAGTCATGAGCGAGCGAAGCGAGCGAATCATCCAGGGGCGCGCGTTTCGCGAAGCGACCGGCGAGCGAAGCGAGTCGGCCGCATGAGCGAGCCGTCCCTCGGTCCGTCCGCCCGGCTGCTGGAGCTCTTCGACGGCCACCGGCTGACGCCCACTCAGCGCCGGATCGCGCACGCCCTGGTCCGGCACGCCGGTCAGGCGCCGTTCCTGTCCAGCGTGGAGGTCGCCGACCTGGCGGGGGTCAGCCAGCCCTCGGTCACCCGGTTCGCGGTCGCGCTCGGCTACGACGGCTACCCGGCGCTGCGCAAGCGGCTGCGCGAGCTCGGCGGCGGCGAGCAGCCGGCTCCCGAGACGCCCAGCGAGGCGGTGCGCAACGAGCACCAGCAGGCCGTGCTGGCCGAGATCGCCCACCTGCGCCGGCTCGCCGAGCTGCTGGCCGACCCGGAGCCGATCGTCCGGGCCGCCCGGCTGCTGGCCGCCTCCCGCCCGCTGCCGGTGGTCGGCCTGCGGGCCGCCTCCGCCCAGGCGCACGGCTTCGCCTACTTCGCGGCCAAGGTGCACCCGGACATCCGGCTGATCGACGAGGGCGGCTCGATGCTCGCCGACCGGATCGAGCAGGCCAGCGCGGCCGGTGCCTCCGCGCTGCTCTGCTTCGCGCTGCCGCGCTACCCGCGCGAGCTGATGGACGCGCTCGCGGTGGCCCGGGACTGCGGGCTGACCGTGATCACCGTCGCCGACAGCGCCTTCGCGCCGGTCGCCAAGCTCTCCGATCTGATGCTGCCGGCCGAGGTCGGCACCGGACTGGTCTTCGACACGGCCTGCGCCCCGATGGTGCTCGGTCGGGTGCTGCTGCAGACCATGTGCGACGAACTCCCGGGTGCTGAGGCTCGGTTGGAGGCCATCGAGCAGTCTGCGGCGGCCCGAGGACTGTTCCTGGAGTAATCCGGGCATCCCCTTGTCAGGACGAACGGGGGTGTCCGCGATGCGCGTGATCCACGAGATGAGACCGGTCGGCAGGCTCGCCTCCGGCGCCGAGGAGTGGGCCTGTCCCAGCTGCGGCCGCCGGGTGGCGTTGGTCGGCCCGCCCGAGCCCGGCCTGACCGTGCTCGACCCGGGGGACGAGAGCGCGGTGCACATCGGCCTGGTCGACCCGGGCCCCGCGCCCGACCATCCGGGTGAGCCGTACGGGCTGGGCCCGATCCAGGAGATCCCGCGCCCGCCGAACCTCCCCATGCTCCCCGTCGACCCCGCCGACACCGCCGCCCGCGACCGCGCCTGGCTGGCCGAGATCGGTATCGACTGGGACGGCGACGCCGCCGCTTGACCCGCCGACGGGCGGGTGCGCTCCGAAGCTGATCGGATGGTCACAGGCTCTGGTCGTCGACTGAATGTTTGGATATATTCAGTCTGCTCAATCCTGAATGAATTCATCCGCAAGGAGGCCGACGGCATGGCGGCGCAGCAGACGAGTGGCCCGCGCGAGGTGCGCGCGGCGCGTGGGACGAAGCTCAGCACCCAGGGCTGGCAGCAGGAGGCCGCCCTGCGGATGCTGAAGAACAACCTCGACCCCGAGGTGGCGGAGCACCCGTCGAAGCTGGTGGTGTACGGCGGCACCGGCAAGGCGGCCCGCGACTGGCGCTCGTTCGATGCCATGGTGCGCACCCTGGAGACCCTCAAGCAGGACGAGACCATGCTGGTCCAGTCCGGCCGCCCGGTCGGCGTGATGCAGACCCACGAGTGGGCGCCGCGGGTGCTGATCGCCAACTCCAACCTGGTCGGCGACTGGGCCAACTGGGAGGAGTTCCGGCGGCTGGAGAGCCTCGGGCTCACCATGTACGGCCAGATGACCGCCGGTTCCTGGATCTACATCGGCACCCAGGGCATCCTCCAGGGCACCTACGAGACCTTCGCCGCCGTCGCCAACAAGAAGTTCAACGGCACGCTGGCCGGCACCATCACGCTGACCGCCGGCCTCGGCGGCATGGGCGGCGCCCAGCCGCTGGCCGTCACCATGAACGGCGGCGTGGCGATCTGCATCGACTGCGACCCGTCCCGGATCTCCCGCCGGATCGAGCACCGCTACCTGGACGTCGAGGCCAAGAACCTGGACCACGCGCTCCAGCTGGCCACCGCCGCCCGGGACAAGAAGCAGCCGCTCTCCATCGGCCTGCTGGGCAACGCCGCCGAGCTCTTCCCGCAGCTGCTCGCGATGGACGCGCCGATCGACATCGTCACCGACCAGACCAGCGCGCACGACCCGCTGAGCTACCTGCCGATCGGCGTCGCCTTCGAGGACATGGCGACCTACGCCGCCGAGAAGCCGGCCGACTTCACCACCCGCTCGCGCGAGTCGATGGCCAAGCACGTGGAGGCGATGGTCGGCTTCCAGGACCGCGGCGCCGAGGTCTTCGACTACGGCAACTCGATCCGCGGCGAGGCCCAGCTGGCCGGCTACGACCGGGCCTTCGCCTTCCCCGGTTTCGTCCCGGCGTACATCCGCCCGCTGTTCTGCGAGGGCAAGGGCCCGTTCCGCTGGGCCGCCCTGTCCGGCGACCCGCAGGACATCGCCAAGACCGACAAGGCCGTGCTCGACCTCTTCCCGGAGAACGAGTCGCTGCACCGCTGGATCAAGATGGCCCAGGAGAAGGTGCACTTCCAGGGCCTGCCGGCGCGGATCTGCTGGCTCGGCTACGGCGAGCGCGACAAGGCCGGCGAGCGGTTCAACGACATGGTCGCCTCCGGCGAGCTCTCGGCGCCGATCGTGATCGGCCGCGACCACCTGGACTGCGGCTCGGTCGCCTCCCCGTACCGGGAGACCGAGGCGATGCTGGACGGCTCCGACGCGATCGCCGACTGGCCGCTGCTGAACGCCATGGTCAACGTGGCCTCCGGCGCCTCCTGGGTGTCCATCCACCACGGCGGCGGCGTCGGCATCGGCCGCTCGATCCACGCCGGCCAGGTCACGGTGGCCGACGGCACCGCGCTGGCGGGCGAGAAGATCCGCCGGGTGCTCACCAACGACCCGGGCATGGGCGTGATCCGGCACGTGGACGCCGGCTACGACATCGCCACCGAGGTCGCGGCCGAGCGCGGGGTCCGGGTCCCCATGAACGAGCACAGCCCGATGGGTGAGCTGTGACTTCGTCCTTCGAGGAGATGTGGGCGGAGCTGCTCCCCGTGGGCCGCTCCGCCTCTTCCGGCGGCTACCGCCGGCACGCCTGGAACAGCGCCGACGCCGAGTGCCGGGCCTGGTTCGAGCAGCAGGCCCGCGCCCGCGGCCTGCACTACGAGCTGGACCGCAACGGCAACCAGTGGGCCTGGCTGGGCGATCCGCAGGGCGAGGGAGCGATCGTCACCGGCTCGCACCTGGACTCGGTGCCTGACGGCGGAGCCTTCGACGGCCCGCTCGGCGTGGTCTCCTCGTTCGCGGCGCTGGACGAACTGCGCGGGAGGGGAGCGCGGTTCGACCGGCCACTGGCGATCGTCAACTTCGGTGACGAGGAGGGCGCCCGGTTCGGCGTGGCCTGCATCGGCTCGCGGCTGACCGCCGGGGTGCTCAGCCGGCAGCAGGCCAACGAGCTGCGCGACGCCGACGGCGTCCGGCTGCCCGACGCGATGGAACGGGCCGGCTACGACCCGACCGCGATCGGTGCCGACCAGGAGCGGCTGAGCCGGATCGGCGCCTTCGTCGAGCTGCACGTCGAGCAGGGCCGGTACCTGACGGAGGGTCAGCCGGTCGGGGTGGCGGGCGCGATCTGGCCGCACGGCCGCTGGCGGTTCGACTTCCACGGCGAGGCCAACCACGCGGGCACCACCCGCCTGGAGGACCGGCACGACCCGATGCTGACCTACGCCAACACCGTGCTGGCGGCCCGCAAGAAGGCCAAGCTGGCCGGGGCGCTGGCCACCTTCGGCAAGGTCGCCGTGGAGCCCAACGGCACCAACGCGATCGCCTCCCTGGTGCGCGGCTGGTTGGACTCCCGGGCCGCCGACGAGGCGACGCTCACCGAGGTGGTCGAGCAGATCCGCCAGGCCGCCGCCGAGCGCGGCGAGCGCGACGGCGTCAAGGTCGAGCTGACCCGCGAGTCCTACACCCCGGTGGTGGACTTCGACGTGCCGCTGCGCGACCGGATCGCCGGCACCCTGAACGGCGTCCCGGTGCTGCCGACCGGTGCGGGACACGACGCCGGAATCCTGGCATCCGCCGTCCCGACCGCCATGCTGTTCGTACGTAACCCGAGCGGCGTCTCGCACTCCCCGGCGGAGCACGCCGAGGTGGCCGACTGCCTGGCGGGTGTGTCGGCTCTCGCGGACGTCCTGGAGGACCTGGCATGTCAGCAGTGACGCAGACGTTCTGGGCGGAGCACGCCTGGCTCCCGCACGTCAACGGCCCGGTGGTGGAACCGGACGTGCTGATCGAGGTGGCCGCCAACGGCAAGATCGCCAAGGTCACCCCGGACAGCGGGCCCTGCCCGCCCGGCGCGGTCCGGCTGGCCGGCCTGCTGGTGCCGGGCCAGGCGAACGCCCACTCGCACGGCTTCCACCGGGCGCTGCGCGGCACCGTGCAGGTCGGCTCCGGCACCTTCTGGACCTGGCGCGACACCATGTACCGGTTCGCCGGCGCGCTGGACCCGGACAGCTACCTGGCGCTGGCCACCGCCGTCTACGCGGAGATGGCGCTGGCCGGCATCACCGCCGTCGGCGAGTTCCACTACCTGCACCACGCCCCCGGCGGCGCCCGCTACGGCGACCCGAACGCGATGGGCGAGGCGCTGATCGAGGCCGCCGCCCGGGCCGGCATCCGGATCACCCTGCTGGACACCTGCTACCTCTCCGCCGGCTTCGGCGCCGAACTGACCAAGCCGCAGCTGCGCTTCGGCGACGGGGACGCGGACGCCTGGGCGGCGCGGGCGGCCGAGCTCAAGCCGCGGGCGCACGCGCGGATCGGCGCGGCCATCCACTCGGTGCGCGCGGTGCCGGCCGAGCAACTGGGCACGGTGGCGCACTGGGCCAAGATGCGCAAGGCCCCGCTGCACGTCCACCTGTCCGAGCAGACCGCCGAGAACGACGCCTGCCTGACCGCCCACGGCGTCACCCCGACCCGGCTGCTCGCCGAGCACGGTGTGCTCGGTCCGCGCACCAGCGCCGTGCACGCGACCCACCTGAGCGAGGAGGACATCAAGCTGCTCTCCGACTCCTCCACGGTGATCTGCATGTGCCCGACCACCGAGCGCGACCTCGCCGACGGCATCGGCCCGGCCCGCCAACTGGCCAGCGCAGGCTGCCCGGTGACGCTGGGCAGCGACAGCCACGCGGTGATCGACCCGTTCGAGGAGGCCCGGGCGCTGGAGCTGAACGAGCGGCTGCGCAGCCGCACCCGCGGCCACTGGACCGCCAACGCGCTGCTGCGGGCCGGTACCGAGGACGGGCACGCCTCGCTCGGCTGGCCCGAGGCGGGCCGGATCGAGGCGGGCGCGCTCGCCGACTTCACCGTGCTCGCGCTGGACTCGGTCCGCACGGCCGGCCCGACGCCGCGACTCGGCGCCGAGACCGCCGTCTTCGCCGCCTCGGCGGCGGACGTGCGGCATGTGGTGGTCGGCGGCCGACAGATCGTCACGGACGGGGTGCACCAGTTGGTTCCGGACGTCCCGTCAGCCCTCCACACCTCCATCGCCGCACTGAAGGCATCATGACCAGCACCTTGATCACCAACATCGGCACCCTGGTCACCAACGACCCCTCGCACCCGGGCCTGCTCGGGCTGGTCGAGAAGGCGGCGGTGGTGCTGGACGGCTCGGTCATCACCTGGACCGGGCACGCCGCCGACGCCCCGGCCGCCGACCAGGTGGTGGACGCCGAGGGCCGGGCGCTGCTGCCCGGCTTCGTCGACTCGCACGCCCACCTGGTCTTCGCGGGCGACCGCACCGCCGAGTTCAACGCCCGGATGTCCGGCCAGGCCTACACCGCGGGCGGCATCCGCACCACGGTGGCCGCCACCAGGGCGGCGAGCGACGCGGAACTGTCCTCGAACGTCGCCCGATTCGTCCGTGAGGCACTGCGCCAGGGCACCACCACCATCGAGTGCAAGTCCGGCTACGGCCTGACCGTCGCGGACGAAGCCCGGGCGCTGCGGATCGCCGCCGAGCACACCCCGGAGACCACCTACCTCGGCGCGCACGTGGTGGCGCCGGAGTTCGCCGACGACCCGGCGGGCTACGTCGACCTGGTCACCGGCGAGATGCTGGACGCCTGTGCGCCGCACGCCCGTTGGGTGGACGTCTTCTGCGAGCGGGGCGCCTTCGACGGGGACCAGGCGCGCGCCGTGCTGACCGCCGGGATCGAGCGCGGCCTGACCCCCCGGGTGCACGCCAACCAGCTCGGCCACGGGCCCGGCGTGCAGCTGGCGGTGGAGTTGGGGGCCGCTTCGGCCGACCACTGCACCCACCTGACCGACGCCGACGTGTCCGCGCTCGCCGAGTCCGCCACCGTCGCCACCCTGCTGCCGGGCGCGGAGTTCTCCACCCGCGCCCCGTACCCCGACGCGCGCCGGCTGCTCGACGCGGGCGCCACCGTGGCGCTGTCCACGGACTGCAACCCCGGTTCCTCGTTCACTTCTTCCATGGCCTTCTGCATCGCCGTCGCGGTACGGGAGATGGGCATGACCCCGGACGAGGCCGTGCACGCCGCCACCGCCGGCGGCGCCCGGGCACTGCGCCGCACCGACGTCGGCCGGATCGCCCCGGGAGCGCGGGCGGACCTGCTGCTGCTGGACGCGCCGTCGCCGGTGCACCTGGCGTACCGGCCCGGAGTGCCGCTGACGGCGGCGGTCTGGCGGGCGGGCGTGCGGGAGGTCTAGGCGGGAGGTCCAGCAGGTCAGGGGCCACCTGAGTGCGGGTCTGTTCATGGCCACCCCTAGGATCCGGGGCCATGAACAGACCCGCCCTCATGCTGGCCCTCGCCATAGCCCTGCCCGCCGGCGCCGGCGTGGCCCACGCCGACTCCACCCCGCAGCCGGTGTGCACCAGCATGACCAGTGGCACGTGGAAGATCGACGGGGTCTACGGCCAGATCCCCACCACCTCCTTCGGCGGCTCGGCCACGGTCGACACCCAGATCCACCTCGACGGCCCCGACCAGAGCGCGACTTCGTACTCGGTCCGGGTGGTCCCGTCACCGCAGCAGGCCGGCTTCGCGCCCGGCCCGACCCCGACCGTGCACCT from Kitasatospora azatica KCTC 9699 harbors:
- a CDS encoding MurR/RpiR family transcriptional regulator — translated: MSEPSLGPSARLLELFDGHRLTPTQRRIAHALVRHAGQAPFLSSVEVADLAGVSQPSVTRFAVALGYDGYPALRKRLRELGGGEQPAPETPSEAVRNEHQQAVLAEIAHLRRLAELLADPEPIVRAARLLAASRPLPVVGLRAASAQAHGFAYFAAKVHPDIRLIDEGGSMLADRIEQASAAGASALLCFALPRYPRELMDALAVARDCGLTVITVADSAFAPVAKLSDLMLPAEVGTGLVFDTACAPMVLGRVLLQTMCDELPGAEARLEAIEQSAAARGLFLE
- the hutU gene encoding urocanate hydratase — its product is MAAQQTSGPREVRAARGTKLSTQGWQQEAALRMLKNNLDPEVAEHPSKLVVYGGTGKAARDWRSFDAMVRTLETLKQDETMLVQSGRPVGVMQTHEWAPRVLIANSNLVGDWANWEEFRRLESLGLTMYGQMTAGSWIYIGTQGILQGTYETFAAVANKKFNGTLAGTITLTAGLGGMGGAQPLAVTMNGGVAICIDCDPSRISRRIEHRYLDVEAKNLDHALQLATAARDKKQPLSIGLLGNAAELFPQLLAMDAPIDIVTDQTSAHDPLSYLPIGVAFEDMATYAAEKPADFTTRSRESMAKHVEAMVGFQDRGAEVFDYGNSIRGEAQLAGYDRAFAFPGFVPAYIRPLFCEGKGPFRWAALSGDPQDIAKTDKAVLDLFPENESLHRWIKMAQEKVHFQGLPARICWLGYGERDKAGERFNDMVASGELSAPIVIGRDHLDCGSVASPYRETEAMLDGSDAIADWPLLNAMVNVASGASWVSIHHGGGVGIGRSIHAGQVTVADGTALAGEKIRRVLTNDPGMGVIRHVDAGYDIATEVAAERGVRVPMNEHSPMGEL
- a CDS encoding allantoate amidohydrolase, whose protein sequence is MWAELLPVGRSASSGGYRRHAWNSADAECRAWFEQQARARGLHYELDRNGNQWAWLGDPQGEGAIVTGSHLDSVPDGGAFDGPLGVVSSFAALDELRGRGARFDRPLAIVNFGDEEGARFGVACIGSRLTAGVLSRQQANELRDADGVRLPDAMERAGYDPTAIGADQERLSRIGAFVELHVEQGRYLTEGQPVGVAGAIWPHGRWRFDFHGEANHAGTTRLEDRHDPMLTYANTVLAARKKAKLAGALATFGKVAVEPNGTNAIASLVRGWLDSRAADEATLTEVVEQIRQAAAERGERDGVKVELTRESYTPVVDFDVPLRDRIAGTLNGVPVLPTGAGHDAGILASAVPTAMLFVRNPSGVSHSPAEHAEVADCLAGVSALADVLEDLACQQ
- a CDS encoding formimidoylglutamate deiminase, which gives rise to MSAVTQTFWAEHAWLPHVNGPVVEPDVLIEVAANGKIAKVTPDSGPCPPGAVRLAGLLVPGQANAHSHGFHRALRGTVQVGSGTFWTWRDTMYRFAGALDPDSYLALATAVYAEMALAGITAVGEFHYLHHAPGGARYGDPNAMGEALIEAAARAGIRITLLDTCYLSAGFGAELTKPQLRFGDGDADAWAARAAELKPRAHARIGAAIHSVRAVPAEQLGTVAHWAKMRKAPLHVHLSEQTAENDACLTAHGVTPTRLLAEHGVLGPRTSAVHATHLSEEDIKLLSDSSTVICMCPTTERDLADGIGPARQLASAGCPVTLGSDSHAVIDPFEEARALELNERLRSRTRGHWTANALLRAGTEDGHASLGWPEAGRIEAGALADFTVLALDSVRTAGPTPRLGAETAVFAASAADVRHVVVGGRQIVTDGVHQLVPDVPSALHTSIAALKAS
- the hutI gene encoding imidazolonepropionase is translated as MTSTLITNIGTLVTNDPSHPGLLGLVEKAAVVLDGSVITWTGHAADAPAADQVVDAEGRALLPGFVDSHAHLVFAGDRTAEFNARMSGQAYTAGGIRTTVAATRAASDAELSSNVARFVREALRQGTTTIECKSGYGLTVADEARALRIAAEHTPETTYLGAHVVAPEFADDPAGYVDLVTGEMLDACAPHARWVDVFCERGAFDGDQARAVLTAGIERGLTPRVHANQLGHGPGVQLAVELGAASADHCTHLTDADVSALAESATVATLLPGAEFSTRAPYPDARRLLDAGATVALSTDCNPGSSFTSSMAFCIAVAVREMGMTPDEAVHAATAGGARALRRTDVGRIAPGARADLLLLDAPSPVHLAYRPGVPLTAAVWRAGVREV